In Spirosoma aureum, a single genomic region encodes these proteins:
- a CDS encoding C10 family peptidase, giving the protein MQRFLLTILLACFTQAIASAQLQQPTQKNAPFLLKTQWDQYGSYASYTPENHVLGCWSTALAQIFFYHQLRPTGIVNYQCSKGYKIQDTLSNHAFSWDQFASRIEPTTSADAKNTVALFSYLTAEAIRKDFGTSRYLEMVNPVGQINKHFPCNAEFYVSFSEPIPIPQAQLEAIAKQEDIRNVLKQDDVVGLIRKEIDAGRPVYFHFGNFTTYGHSTVIDGYQQENGTFWAHINYGSGGQRNGWYDLFKPIDVTDDIKLRAFVAIKPNRE; this is encoded by the coding sequence ATGCAACGCTTCCTGTTAACGATCTTACTTGCCTGCTTTACCCAGGCTATTGCGTCGGCTCAATTACAACAACCAACACAAAAGAATGCGCCGTTTCTATTGAAAACCCAGTGGGATCAATATGGTAGTTATGCCAGTTATACACCCGAAAATCACGTGCTGGGTTGCTGGAGTACCGCCCTTGCTCAAATCTTTTTTTACCATCAGTTACGACCGACCGGTATCGTGAATTACCAGTGTTCAAAAGGGTATAAAATTCAGGATACCTTATCGAATCATGCCTTTTCGTGGGATCAGTTTGCATCACGTATTGAACCAACTACATCCGCCGATGCAAAAAACACGGTAGCCTTATTTTCGTACCTAACCGCCGAAGCGATTCGCAAAGATTTTGGCACGAGTCGATACCTGGAGATGGTCAATCCGGTTGGGCAAATCAACAAACACTTTCCGTGTAACGCTGAATTTTATGTGTCGTTCTCCGAGCCGATTCCCATTCCGCAAGCTCAGCTGGAAGCCATTGCCAAACAGGAAGATATTCGAAATGTGCTGAAACAAGACGATGTGGTAGGGCTGATCCGGAAGGAGATCGATGCCGGACGGCCCGTATATTTTCATTTCGGCAATTTCACAACCTACGGGCATTCGACCGTCATTGATGGTTATCAACAGGAAAATGGCACATTCTGGGCTCACATCAATTATGGATCTGGTGGTCAACGTAATGGATGGTACGATTTGTTTAAGCCAATCGATGTAACTGACGACATAAAACTCAGGGCCTTTGTCGCCATTAAGCCGAATCGGGAATAG
- a CDS encoding ABC transporter permease — protein MNQPPRFADQLLNWFCAPHLREEVLGDLHERYALRVARWGKAKARQRYWWDVMAYVRPSIINRKPRISMSWQTAAHHSNGRTGRFGDYSQSYFPNPIMIRNYFTVAWRNLIRNKAFSAINMLGLALGMACSLLILLWVQDEHSVDGFHANGKYLYQVYERQQFDGKTEASYSTQGLLADELKRLIPEVQYASSLEWNNPFTFQVGDRINKMEGTFAGADFFRMFSYKLLQGNPETALDAPNGIAISRKMADQFFGSPEKAIGKAIRYENKDDLTVTAVFDNLPANSSQQFDFLRTWKDYVKVNDWVNNWSNYNPSTFIQLRPGADPAKVEAKIKAFTYRFKPKSKAIVEELALQPYPEKYLHSTFKNGQLDGGRIEYVRLFSLVALFILIIACINFMNLATARSAKRAKEVGVRKVVGAVRSALMGQFVGEAMLLTFFSIIIAVSLVALLLPAFNTLTGKQLILPVSQPAFWATLLGLLTLTGFVSGSYPALFLSAMSPIRVLKGSLRFSPGATLFRKSLVVFQFALSMLLIVGMIVMYRQMDYIQTKNLGYNRENLIYIPLEGELGQKYTLFKEEAGKMAGVLTISRMRGTPTVISHHTGDFGWPGKDPNQAISFADETVGYDFVKTMKLQLKEGRDFSKAFGTDSLGFLVNETALAKMGYKNRTVGSSIGQPLSWGQRQGTIIGILKDFHFTSMHQAIEPLIVRLDEKRQWGTVLVRTEAGKTKEALVSLEKVCKELNPRFPFTYQFSDQEFTRLYQSEQMASQLANYFAILAIFISCLGLFGLATFTAEQRTKEIGVRKVLGASVTSVVTLLSRDFLKPVLIAILCTTPVAWYAMSQWLESFAYKIDIEWWMFALAGSIAIGIALLTIGFQSIKAALMNPVKSLRSE, from the coding sequence ATGAACCAACCACCCCGTTTCGCTGACCAATTGCTCAACTGGTTCTGCGCCCCGCATCTGCGGGAGGAGGTGCTGGGCGATCTCCACGAACGCTACGCCTTGCGGGTCGCGCGATGGGGCAAAGCGAAAGCCCGGCAACGCTACTGGTGGGATGTAATGGCTTATGTACGACCGTCGATCATCAACCGCAAACCCAGGATTAGCATGTCCTGGCAGACAGCCGCGCACCACTCGAATGGGCGGACAGGACGATTCGGCGACTATTCTCAATCCTATTTCCCCAATCCTATTATGATACGCAATTATTTCACGGTTGCCTGGCGCAATCTGATTCGTAATAAAGCCTTTTCGGCCATCAATATGTTGGGGCTGGCTTTGGGTATGGCCTGTAGTCTGCTGATTTTGCTGTGGGTGCAGGATGAACATAGTGTAGATGGTTTTCATGCGAATGGGAAGTACCTGTATCAGGTGTATGAACGTCAGCAATTTGATGGCAAAACGGAAGCAAGCTATAGCACTCAGGGGCTGTTGGCCGACGAACTGAAACGGCTCATTCCGGAGGTGCAATATGCCAGTAGTCTGGAGTGGAACAATCCATTTACATTCCAGGTGGGCGATCGGATTAATAAGATGGAGGGAACATTTGCCGGGGCTGATTTTTTCAGGATGTTTAGTTATAAACTCCTGCAGGGAAATCCTGAAACGGCACTGGATGCGCCCAATGGCATTGCGATTTCCCGAAAGATGGCCGATCAGTTTTTTGGAAGCCCGGAAAAAGCCATTGGAAAAGCGATTCGCTACGAAAATAAAGATGACTTGACCGTAACCGCGGTATTTGACAATTTACCGGCTAATTCATCGCAGCAATTTGATTTTTTAAGAACCTGGAAAGACTATGTGAAAGTAAACGATTGGGTAAATAACTGGAGCAACTACAATCCGTCTACGTTCATACAACTACGACCGGGTGCCGATCCGGCTAAAGTTGAAGCCAAAATCAAGGCGTTTACCTATCGATTCAAACCCAAAAGTAAGGCAATTGTTGAAGAGCTGGCCCTGCAACCCTATCCGGAAAAATACCTTCATTCTACATTTAAAAATGGTCAGCTCGATGGCGGCCGGATTGAGTATGTGCGTCTTTTTAGCCTTGTCGCCCTTTTCATCCTGATCATTGCCTGCATCAATTTCATGAATCTGGCCACGGCCCGGTCGGCTAAACGCGCCAAAGAAGTCGGTGTCCGGAAAGTGGTTGGAGCGGTTCGGTCGGCCTTGATGGGGCAATTTGTAGGTGAAGCGATGTTGCTCACCTTCTTCTCGATTATTATTGCTGTGAGTCTGGTTGCGCTGCTACTGCCAGCCTTCAATACACTGACCGGAAAGCAGTTAATATTGCCCGTTAGTCAGCCTGCATTCTGGGCAACACTGCTGGGTTTACTCACGTTAACGGGCTTTGTTTCGGGCAGTTATCCGGCTCTTTTTCTGTCGGCTATGAGCCCTATTCGGGTCCTGAAAGGAAGCCTTCGGTTCAGTCCGGGGGCAACGCTGTTTCGCAAAAGCCTTGTGGTGTTTCAGTTTGCCCTTTCCATGCTACTGATTGTCGGCATGATTGTCATGTATCGGCAAATGGACTACATCCAGACGAAAAATCTCGGGTACAATCGGGAGAACCTAATTTATATTCCATTAGAAGGCGAATTGGGCCAGAAATACACCCTCTTTAAAGAAGAAGCCGGTAAAATGGCGGGTGTCCTGACCATTTCGCGTATGCGGGGAACACCCACTGTGATTTCTCATCATACGGGCGATTTCGGCTGGCCCGGCAAAGATCCAAATCAGGCTATATCCTTTGCCGATGAGACAGTTGGCTATGATTTTGTGAAAACCATGAAGCTACAACTGAAAGAAGGACGCGATTTCTCAAAAGCGTTTGGAACCGATTCGTTAGGGTTTCTGGTAAACGAGACGGCATTAGCAAAAATGGGCTATAAAAACCGCACTGTCGGATCGTCGATCGGTCAACCGTTATCCTGGGGCCAGCGGCAAGGTACGATTATCGGCATCCTGAAAGACTTTCACTTCACATCAATGCACCAGGCCATTGAACCACTGATTGTTCGTCTGGACGAAAAACGGCAATGGGGAACGGTTCTGGTTCGTACGGAAGCGGGTAAAACCAAAGAGGCACTGGTCAGTTTAGAGAAAGTCTGCAAGGAACTGAATCCCAGGTTTCCGTTTACGTATCAGTTTTCTGACCAGGAGTTTACCCGGCTCTATCAAAGCGAGCAGATGGCCAGCCAACTGGCGAATTACTTTGCTATTCTGGCTATTTTCATCTCCTGCCTGGGTCTGTTTGGCCTGGCTACGTTCACGGCCGAGCAGCGCACGAAAGAAATTGGGGTACGCAAAGTGCTGGGCGCATCGGTAACTAGTGTCGTGACCCTGCTCTCCAGAGATTTCTTGAAGCCGGTATTGATCGCCATTCTCTGCACAACACCCGTTGCCTGGTATGCCATGAGCCAGTGGTTGGAAAGCTTTGCCTACAAGATTGACATCGAGTGGTGGATGTTTGCGCTGGCAGGTTCCATCGCCATTGGCATTGCCCTGTTGACAATTGGTTTTCAGAGCATCAAAGCGGCCCTGATGAATCCGGTCAAGAGTTTAAGGAGCGAATAA
- a CDS encoding helix-turn-helix domain-containing protein produces the protein MNISFHLFDLIVILGITQGLLYVVLLLIKYRQYASKQVLALILVVFCILSGKILLHTLGLWQNPSLRYFPLAFDLTLQPLLYLYVVSLTQSKFTLNRSWLIHFVPTLVFMIHAVLVYSQTQTTDNLALKDQIAESLYFNNVKEVEDLLSVLLGGVYGFLGLHRLMRYRNWLFDTVSNPAYPAYLWLRNMLLVTGGVWLLLSLNIFLDLGLSFTTYSFLHWKFFYVYLAVNVYYLGITGYQQPPFEVAFDESAIDSLPKRTLDGISQDQIQDVKNKIEMAIEQERVFLDPDLSLTSLARKLNLSPGIVSGVINSEFDKSFRSLINERRVDEVKHRLTDPAYQHLSILGIALESGFNSEASFYRIFKATTGLSPRQYSTQKTLKIPIESSQKPN, from the coding sequence ATGAACATAAGCTTCCATCTATTCGACCTCATTGTCATTCTGGGTATTACGCAGGGGTTGCTTTATGTTGTTTTGTTGCTGATTAAATACCGTCAATATGCCAGTAAACAGGTGCTGGCGCTGATTCTGGTTGTTTTTTGCATTCTCAGCGGGAAGATTCTGCTTCATACATTGGGTTTGTGGCAGAATCCTTCCCTGCGCTATTTTCCGCTGGCTTTCGACCTCACGCTACAGCCGCTGCTCTACCTGTATGTTGTTTCGTTGACACAAAGTAAGTTTACACTGAACCGATCATGGCTGATTCATTTTGTGCCGACGCTGGTCTTTATGATTCATGCGGTACTGGTTTACAGCCAGACCCAAACAACTGATAATCTGGCTCTCAAAGATCAGATTGCCGAATCGCTGTACTTCAATAACGTAAAGGAAGTAGAAGATCTATTGTCGGTATTACTGGGCGGAGTGTACGGATTTTTGGGTTTACATCGGTTAATGCGCTATCGAAACTGGTTGTTCGATACGGTTTCGAATCCAGCCTATCCAGCTTACCTGTGGCTTCGAAATATGCTGCTTGTGACCGGGGGCGTGTGGCTATTGCTCTCGCTGAATATTTTTCTGGATCTTGGTTTATCCTTTACGACTTATTCCTTCCTGCACTGGAAATTTTTCTATGTTTATCTGGCAGTAAATGTCTATTACCTCGGAATTACGGGCTACCAGCAGCCGCCTTTCGAGGTTGCTTTCGATGAGTCGGCGATCGATTCCTTGCCGAAACGAACACTGGATGGGATAAGCCAGGATCAAATCCAGGACGTAAAGAACAAAATCGAAATGGCTATCGAGCAGGAGCGTGTTTTTTTAGATCCGGACCTTAGCCTGACGAGTCTTGCCCGTAAACTAAATCTTTCGCCGGGTATTGTGTCCGGGGTTATTAACAGCGAATTTGATAAAAGCTTTCGCAGTCTGATCAATGAACGACGGGTCGACGAAGTAAAGCATCGGTTGACCGATCCGGCTTATCAGCACCTATCCATTCTGGGTATTGCATTAGAGTCGGGCTTTAACTCCGAAGCCAGTTTTTACCGTATTTTCAAAGCCACCACAGGTCTTTCGCCCCGGCAGTATAGTACACAAAAAACGCTCAAAATACCGATTGAGAGCTCTCAAAAGCCAAACTGA
- a CDS encoding exo-beta-N-acetylmuramidase NamZ family protein, with protein sequence MKTGFLFFLPLLLGFLFPINHLAFVDGPVTAVGVNANPIVTGADQISSYLPYLKGKRIGMVVNQTSIIGRKPSVDSLVSLGVNIVMIFGPEHGFRGNASNGDHVDDSVDSRTGIPIVSLYGKNRKPSKEHLANIDLLIFDIQDVGARFYTYINTLNHVMEACAENNKELMILDRPNPNGFIVDGPILEDHLHSGIGMHRIPITHGLTMAEFAQMINGEGWGIPKNQCKLRIVKVANYTHDMPYTLPVMPSPNLNTQQSVMLYPSICWFEGTIVSQGRGTYMPFTVLGAPALKGIYPFSFRPVSLKGMSETPLHQNTDCYGIDLRKYDITILRKTKKLNLQWLMKLYKAYPDKARFFDRSQSTQMGNFAFLAGTENLKQQIIAGKSEKEIRQSWEPGLSAFKQMRKKYLIYP encoded by the coding sequence ATGAAAACTGGTTTCCTTTTCTTTCTCCCGTTGCTACTCGGATTTCTTTTTCCGATTAACCATTTAGCATTTGTCGATGGACCGGTTACTGCTGTTGGTGTGAACGCAAATCCAATCGTGACAGGTGCAGACCAAATTTCGTCCTATCTGCCTTATCTAAAGGGGAAACGCATTGGAATGGTGGTGAATCAAACCTCCATTATTGGCCGTAAACCGAGCGTCGACAGCCTGGTCAGTCTGGGCGTAAACATCGTAATGATTTTCGGGCCTGAGCACGGCTTTCGCGGTAATGCCAGCAACGGCGATCATGTCGATGATAGTGTTGATTCCAGAACCGGCATTCCGATTGTTTCTTTATACGGCAAAAACAGGAAACCATCGAAGGAGCATCTGGCCAATATTGATTTACTGATTTTCGACATTCAGGATGTTGGTGCCCGTTTTTACACCTACATCAATACGCTTAACCATGTGATGGAAGCCTGTGCCGAAAATAACAAGGAGCTGATGATTCTGGACCGGCCTAATCCAAACGGCTTTATTGTCGATGGCCCTATTTTAGAGGATCATCTCCATTCGGGCATTGGTATGCATCGAATTCCCATTACGCATGGGCTTACCATGGCCGAATTTGCTCAGATGATTAATGGCGAAGGATGGGGAATCCCGAAAAACCAGTGCAAACTTCGGATCGTAAAAGTAGCTAACTACACGCACGATATGCCGTATACGTTACCCGTAATGCCCTCGCCTAACCTCAACACGCAGCAATCGGTCATGCTGTATCCCAGCATTTGCTGGTTCGAGGGAACAATTGTCAGTCAGGGGAGAGGGACCTATATGCCTTTTACGGTACTGGGTGCGCCCGCACTGAAAGGCATTTATCCCTTTTCGTTTCGGCCGGTCAGCCTGAAAGGCATGAGCGAAACGCCGTTACATCAGAATACCGATTGCTATGGGATTGATCTACGAAAATATGATATCACTATCCTGCGAAAAACGAAGAAGCTCAATCTGCAATGGCTAATGAAACTGTACAAGGCGTATCCCGACAAAGCCCGGTTTTTTGATAGGAGCCAGAGTACGCAGATGGGGAATTTCGCGTTTCTGGCTGGTACCGAAAACCTAAAACAGCAAATTATTGCGGGTAAAAGTGAAAAGGAAATTCGCCAGAGCTGGGAACCGGGGCTGTCGGCATTTAAGCAAATGCGCAAAAAATACCTGATCTATCCCTGA
- a CDS encoding ABC transporter permease, with amino-acid sequence MLQNYFKIAWRNLARNKAFSAINIVGLAMGLATCLLISLFVLDELSYDRFNEKADRIVRVIFRGSIQGEKMNEAHVMPPTAQTLKADYPEVQEATRLRRGGMPFIVYGDKTFRESEVAFADSNFFQVFTLPFVKGDPKTALIQPNTVVVTQEVAHKYFGNGDPIGKVLTVKSLNTPYTVTGVIDKLPVNSHFHFDMFASMAGFPDAKQPSWMTSEFFTYLVLPKGYDYKQLEAKLPQVVEKYMGPQLQKAFGMSFAQFRKKGNDLGLFLQPLTTIHLHSELSGELDANGDIRYVYIFGAVALFILLIACINFMNLSTAGASKRGREVGIRKVMGSMKLELVGQFLLESSILTAVALLLGVGLVYLVLPAFNELAGKTLSLHLLANPWLLPGLLLFGLFVSVLAGSYPAFFLSSFKPVSVLKGGNSLDRFTSGKKSFGLRSGLIVFQFFISITLTVGTIIVYQQLAYIQNKKLGYNKDQVIVLPEAWMLGDKNEVFRNQLLQDPRVVNVSTSGYLPAGPSYNNNFTVYPESNETELIKTLRYDVDYNYISTLGMQLVAGRNFSKDYGTDSSGAILNETTAKVLGWGNKALGHTITNSDNQGKKTQLRVIGIVKDFHFKSMHERISPLVMVLNKNAGTMIVKAKTKDITGLLAVMKKNWDGFKVEGPFTYSFLDERFNDTYRAEKKIGEILGLFAGLTIFVACLGLFGLATFTAEQRTKEIGVRKVLGASVTSIVALLSKDFLKLVALAIVIAVPVAWYTMNNWLQGFAYKIDISWWMFALAGVLAIAIALLTVSFQSVKAALMNPVTSLRSE; translated from the coding sequence ATGCTACAAAATTATTTTAAAATCGCCTGGCGGAATCTGGCCCGTAACAAAGCCTTTTCAGCGATCAACATCGTTGGGCTGGCTATGGGGTTGGCTACGTGTTTGCTTATCAGCCTGTTCGTTCTGGATGAGTTAAGCTACGACCGCTTCAACGAAAAGGCCGATCGTATTGTGCGCGTTATTTTTCGGGGATCGATCCAGGGCGAAAAAATGAACGAGGCACACGTTATGCCGCCTACTGCGCAAACGCTTAAAGCCGACTACCCCGAAGTGCAGGAAGCTACGCGGTTACGTCGTGGAGGAATGCCTTTTATCGTCTATGGTGACAAAACGTTCAGGGAAAGCGAGGTTGCTTTTGCCGACTCTAATTTCTTCCAGGTGTTTACGCTTCCGTTCGTAAAGGGTGATCCCAAAACAGCGTTGATCCAGCCCAATACCGTTGTTGTTACGCAGGAAGTAGCCCATAAATATTTCGGTAATGGTGATCCGATCGGGAAGGTGTTAACGGTTAAAAGCTTGAACACGCCCTACACAGTTACGGGAGTGATTGATAAGCTACCGGTTAACTCGCACTTTCATTTCGATATGTTCGCATCGATGGCCGGTTTCCCGGATGCGAAACAGCCTTCCTGGATGACGTCTGAATTTTTCACCTACCTGGTATTACCCAAAGGCTACGACTACAAACAGCTGGAGGCAAAACTACCTCAGGTTGTCGAAAAGTACATGGGGCCGCAATTGCAGAAAGCCTTTGGAATGAGCTTTGCTCAATTTCGCAAAAAAGGCAACGACCTTGGTTTATTTCTGCAACCGCTCACCACGATTCACCTGCATTCAGAACTAAGCGGTGAACTGGATGCCAACGGTGATATTCGGTACGTGTACATTTTTGGGGCCGTTGCGTTATTTATTCTGCTCATCGCCTGCATCAACTTCATGAACCTGTCTACGGCCGGGGCCTCAAAGCGAGGGCGGGAGGTTGGTATCCGAAAGGTAATGGGCTCGATGAAACTGGAACTGGTGGGGCAGTTTCTGCTCGAATCCTCGATACTAACGGCTGTTGCCTTACTGCTAGGTGTTGGACTGGTTTATCTGGTTTTGCCAGCCTTCAACGAACTGGCGGGCAAAACACTAAGCCTGCACTTGTTAGCGAATCCCTGGCTTCTGCCGGGCCTGTTGCTATTTGGGCTCTTTGTTAGTGTTCTGGCCGGGAGTTACCCCGCTTTTTTCCTGTCATCCTTCAAGCCGGTGTCTGTGCTGAAAGGTGGAAATTCGCTTGACCGGTTCACATCCGGTAAAAAAAGCTTTGGCCTGCGTAGCGGCCTGATTGTGTTTCAGTTCTTTATTTCCATTACGCTAACAGTAGGAACCATCATTGTTTATCAGCAACTGGCTTATATCCAGAACAAGAAATTAGGCTATAACAAAGACCAGGTTATCGTGCTGCCGGAAGCCTGGATGCTGGGCGATAAGAACGAAGTGTTCCGAAATCAACTCCTGCAAGACCCTCGGGTGGTGAATGTAAGCACATCAGGCTACCTGCCAGCTGGCCCAAGCTACAATAACAACTTCACGGTTTATCCCGAATCGAATGAAACCGAATTGATAAAAACGCTCCGATACGATGTCGATTACAATTACATATCGACACTGGGCATGCAACTGGTGGCTGGCCGGAATTTCTCGAAAGACTATGGTACTGATTCGTCGGGAGCCATTCTAAACGAGACAACCGCTAAAGTACTCGGCTGGGGAAACAAGGCATTGGGTCACACGATCACGAACTCCGATAATCAGGGAAAGAAGACACAGCTACGAGTAATTGGGATCGTTAAGGATTTTCACTTCAAATCCATGCACGAACGGATTTCTCCACTTGTCATGGTGCTCAACAAGAATGCCGGAACCATGATTGTAAAGGCAAAGACCAAAGACATTACGGGTTTGCTGGCGGTCATGAAAAAGAACTGGGATGGCTTTAAAGTCGAAGGACCATTTACGTACTCATTTCTGGATGAACGATTTAATGACACCTACCGGGCCGAGAAGAAAATCGGTGAGATACTGGGCCTGTTCGCGGGATTAACCATTTTCGTGGCCTGCCTGGGACTGTTCGGCTTAGCTACCTTCACCGCCGAACAGCGCACGAAAGAAATCGGCGTTCGCAAAGTGCTGGGTGCGTCGGTTACCAGCATCGTGGCTTTACTCTCCAAAGACTTTTTAAAACTCGTTGCCCTTGCGATCGTGATTGCCGTGCCGGTAGCCTGGTACACCATGAACAATTGGTTGCAGGGATTTGCCTATAAAATCGACATTTCGTGGTGGATGTTTGCGCTGGCGGGTGTACTGGCTATTGCAATCGCTTTGTTAACCGTCAGTTTCCAGAGCGTAAAAGCGGCATTGATGAATCCGGTGACGAGCTTACGGTCTGAATAG
- a CDS encoding PD40 domain-containing protein: MKRPLFISILILAMTAVTQGQSAESMYLNQPRPGLVAQVFAPDKVSLKGQYEYGSVFSSDGKEFYYAVIVNKKPQIRLSTLKNGKWTEPSVILASDRYEYNDPFLSPDGTKLFFISDRALDGQGDKKDFDIWYIDRRKDGWSEPVNAGRAINSDKNEYYMSFTTDGTMYFSSNGATKPPNEQNYDIYASRFSGGGFQPSQKLGSSINSEQYEADVFVSPDEKYLIFCGERSDGYGKGDLFISFKDEKGAWQKAKNMGKEINTDQYEFCPFVSSDGKYLFFSRSGDIYWVSADIINTLR; encoded by the coding sequence ATGAAACGTCCACTATTCATTTCCATCCTGATACTGGCCATGACAGCTGTAACACAAGGACAGTCTGCGGAGTCGATGTACTTGAATCAGCCACGACCTGGTTTAGTGGCTCAGGTTTTTGCGCCGGATAAGGTGTCTCTCAAAGGTCAGTATGAATATGGCTCCGTTTTTTCGAGTGATGGGAAGGAATTCTATTACGCCGTAATCGTGAATAAAAAGCCCCAGATCAGGCTTTCAACGCTTAAAAACGGAAAATGGACGGAGCCTTCGGTCATCCTGGCCAGTGACAGGTATGAATACAATGACCCATTCCTGTCGCCGGACGGGACGAAGCTGTTTTTTATCTCCGATCGGGCATTGGATGGGCAGGGCGACAAGAAAGATTTTGATATCTGGTACATCGATCGCAGGAAAGACGGCTGGTCGGAACCGGTCAATGCCGGTCGGGCTATAAACTCGGATAAAAACGAATACTACATGTCCTTTACGACTGATGGTACGATGTACTTTTCATCGAATGGAGCGACAAAGCCACCTAATGAACAGAATTATGATATCTACGCTTCCCGATTTTCGGGTGGTGGATTTCAACCTTCCCAGAAGCTTGGGAGCTCGATAAACAGCGAACAGTACGAAGCGGACGTATTCGTTTCGCCCGATGAGAAGTACCTCATATTCTGCGGAGAAAGGTCGGATGGGTATGGAAAAGGAGACCTGTTCATCAGCTTTAAAGATGAAAAAGGGGCGTGGCAGAAAGCAAAGAACATGGGGAAAGAAATCAATACCGATCAGTACGAGTTTTGCCCGTTTGTTTCCAGCGATGGAAAGTACCTGTTTTTTAGCCGGAGCGGTGATATCTATTGGGTAAGCGCCGACATAATCAATACCCTGCGATAA